One Cystobacter ferrugineus genomic window, CCGACGTGGAGCTCGTCTCCATGACGCCGGTGGTTGCCGCCGCCCCCGCGGCCAACCCCGCGAGCGCGCTGCAGGCCTCGGCGGAGGCCTCCCGGGGCGCCACCGCGACGGGGGCGGATGGCGTGCGCACGGTGCGCGTGCGCACGGAGCTGTTGGATCATTTCCTGGACACCGCGGGCGAGTTGTTGCTGGCCACCGCGCGCCTGCGCGAGCTGGGCAAGATGCTGCCGGAGGGCTCGCGCCCGCCCATCGAGGAGGGCGTGTACCGGCTGCACACGCTGGTGAAGGATCTGCACGACAAGGTGATGAGCGCGCGCATGACGCCGCTGTCGACCATCACCGACCGGCTGCCCCGCGCGGCGCGCGACATCGCCCGGCGCAAGGAGCGCGAGGTGGAGCTGGTCATCACCGGCGCGGAGATCGAGCTGGACCGGGCCATCCTCGACGACCTGGCGGATCCACTGCTGCACCTGTTGCGCAACTGCATCGACCATGGCCTGGAGTCGCCCGAGGAGCGCGTGGCGGCGGGCAAGCCGCCCCGGGGCCGGGTGGTGGTGTCGGTGCGGCGCGTGCGCGACCGCGTGGTGCTGGAGATGGAGGACGATGGCCGCGGCATGAACGTGGCGAAGCTCAAGGAGGCGGCGGTGGCCCGGGGCGCCGTGTCGCCCGAGGCCGCCGCGCGCATGGCGGACCGGGAAGCGCTCATGCTCTCGTGCCTGCCCGGCGTGTCCACCGCGAAGGACGTCTCGGAGATCTCCGGCCGCGGCGTGGGCATGGACGCCGTCAAGCGCGTGGCGGAGAACGTGGGCGGGACGCTGGAAATCGAGAGCGAGCTGGGCCGCGGCTCGCGCTTCACCCTGCGGCTGCCCCTGACGGTGGCCGTGGTGCAGCTGCTGCTCGTGTCGGTGGGGGAGGAAGTGTTCGGCCTGCCCATCGCCAAGGTGGTGGGCGCGCTGGAGGCCGACTCGGAGAAGCTCGAGCGCAGCCGGCAGATTCCGCTCCTGCCCCACAACCAGGGCCTGCTGCCGGTGTACGCCCTGGGCGAGCTGGTGGGAGTCGAGGCGTCGCCCCGCCGGGGGGGCGTGCGGCCCTATGTGGTGATGGAAGGCGATTCCGGCCGCGTCGCGCTCGCGGTCGACAAACTGATGGGGCAGGAAGAAGCGGTGCTCAAGCCGCTCTCCCGGCCCCTGGACTTGCTCCCAGGGCTTTCAGGGGTCACCATCCTGGGCACGGGCCGGCCGGTCTTCATCCTGGACGTGCCAAGGTTGCTATCCGCGTGAGCCCTCTTCCGAGCGACATTCAGCTGGACGCCCTCCGAGAGGTGGCGAATATCGGCTGCGGCCATGCCATCAACGCGCTCGCGCGGTTGGTGGGTGGCCGCACCGTGAACCTGTCCATTCCCCGCGCCCTCGTGGCCGAGATCCCAGAGCTGACGGAGCTGCTGGGCGGGGCCGATGCGTCCGTGGTGGCGGCGAAGCTGGGCATGGACGGCGAGCTGAGCGGGGTGCTGCTGCTGGTGATGCCCACCGACGACAGCGTGGCGCTGGAGTCCCTGCTGCTACGGCGGGAGGACGCGCCGCTCGAGGAGCGCGAGAGCGCCCTGTCCGAGGCCGCCAACATCGTGGCGAGCGCGTGCCTGTCGGCCATCGGCATGCTCACCGGGTGGCGGCTGCTGCCCACGGTGCCGATGCTCCTGCGGGGCACGGCGGGCCCGGTGCTGACCGACGTGATGCGGGCCACCGGGAGCGATGGCCGGGTCGTGGTGCTCGAGACGCGCTTCTCGTCCGTGGGCGTGCCCGCGGTGGCCGGCCAGATGTTGCTGCTGTTGGATCAGGAAAGCTCCCGGGCGCTGCTCTCCCGTCTGGGCGTGTAGCCGGGCGACCGTCCGGGCTCGCGGCAGGTTGCGACCCCCTCCCTCCATTCCCAGCTTCCCTGGTGCATGGGGCGGCCTCTCGGCGCTCCAGGGGGAGGCGTTCATGAGGAAGATCATCAGCGGCGCGCTCTGGAGCGCGATGGTGCTCGCGGGATGCCAGACCGGAGGCGCGGTGGCCACGCGTGACACCCCGGTCGTCCTGGAGCAGAGCGCTCGCAACCCCAGCTCGCTCGAGCGCGGACTCCAGCTACGGGGCACCGTGGACCAGGACTACGCGGACATGCTCGTGATGGAAGACGAGTGGGGCGAGAAGCGCTACCTGCGCATCGGCAGCCAGACGCGCTACTACCAGTCCGGCAAGCAGGTGAGCCGCACGTTCCTCGCTCCGGGCTCCACCGTGCGCGCCTCGTTCGACGACAACAACCGGGAGACGATCGCTCGCGAAATCCACATCGTGGGCGACATCCAGGTGGATGCGCCGGTGCAACTGCCCACCCGCTCCGGCGCGCCCATTCCCTGACGTGAAACGTCCCATGGCTCGCGCGCGTTTCGGGTGCGCAGCGCCCTGGCGCGCCGTGTCATTTCCACTGGGAGCCTCGGCGATTCCTCCTCGCCGTGTGGTGGATCGCGCGCGGCGCGGCGAAAATCCGAGGAGGACCTGTCGGGTTCGGCGCTGAATCGTGACACTCCAAGTATCGGAGGTTTTCATTCTGAAACGGGTGTGAAAAGGTGCGGCCGCGATGATGGTTGATTGGTCGTCTCGCCGTCCCCCGGCTCCACGCGCGAACACTCGTCATCCGGTCGTGACCTCACTGCTCCTCCCCCTGGCGATCTCGGGCTGCCTCCACGCGCCGCCCTCCGCCGAGAAGGTGACGTCCGAGGTTCACACGGAGGCGGCGGTTTCCGTTCCCGTGGCGCAGCCCGAGCGTGTGGTGGCTCCCGCGGTGGCGCCCCGCCCCTGGTCCGACGAGGTGCTCTACTTCGTCGTCGTGGATCGCTTCGCGGATGGCGATGCGACCAACAACCTCCAGGTGGACGTGAAGGCCCCGGGCACCTTCCACGGCGGAGACTTCAAGGGTCTGCGCGAGCAGCTCGACGAGCTGTCCTCGCTGGGCGTGACGGCGCTGTGGATCACCCCCGTGGTGAAGAACATCGACGGCTTCGTCACCGGCGCGGGTTTTCCGGACTGGGGCTACCACGGCTACTGGGCCGAGGACTTCCACCAGCTCGACCCGCGCTTCGGCTCCGAGCAGGAGCTGAAGGCCCTGGTGGACGCCGCCCACCAGCGCGGCATCCGCGTGCTGCTGGACGTGGTGTACAACCACCCGGGCTACAACTCGCACTACCTGAAGGATCCCCAGACGAGTGGGTGGCTGCGCTCGGAGGAGCAGGGGACGTGCGGCCAGGACGACGTGACGAGCTGCGTGTCCGGCCTGCCCGACTTCAAGACGGAACGGCCCGAGGTGGCCAGCTACCTGCTCGACGCGCAGCTCGCCTGGGGCAAGCGCTCGGGGGTGGATGGCTTCCGCCTGGACACGGTGAAGCACGTGGACCACCCCTTCTGGCGGGAGCACCGCCGCCGCACCCGCGAGGAGCTGGGCCCTGACTTCTTCCTGCTCGGCGAGGTGTGGGGTGGGGACCGCGAGTCACTCGACCCGTGGTTCTCCGGGGACGAGCTGGATGCCGGCTTCGACTTCAGCTTCCAGGGCAGCGCGCTCGCGTGGTTGCAGGGGCGCGGACGCACCGTGGCCTTCGACGCCTATCTCCGCTCGCGCCACAAGGTCCGCAAGGGCTACCTCCTGTCGCACTTCCTGTCCTCGCACGACGTGCCCGGCGCGCTCTTCCAGCTCTCGGGAGACAAGGCGCGCTTCCGGCTCGCGGCGCTGCTGCAGCTCACCACCACGGGCATGCCCGCCATCTACTACGGCGAGGAAGTGGGGCGCCCGGGAGGAGACTGGCCCGCCAACCGCGGAGACATGCCGTGGGGCGAGCGCCATGTGGCACCCGGAGCCGGGCTGCCGCGCGATGAGTCCCTTCGCCAGTTCTACCAGAAGCTCATCGCGCTCCGGCGGGCCCATCCCGCGCTCTCGCGGGGCTCGCACAAGGGCCTGGCGACCGAAGGGGATGTTTACACTTTCTTGCGCCACGACTCCGAGTCCGGTGACGCGGTGGTTGTCGTGGTGAATCGCGGTGATAAGAAGGCGTCCGTCTCGGTCCCCTGGCCCGAGGCGTGGGGTGGCGCGGCCGCGCGAGACCTGCTCGACGGAGGCGGACTGGAGCCCGGTCCGACCCTGGAGATCACCGTCGAGGCGCTGTCTGCCCGCATCCTGGGTCGAGCCCTGTGAAGTTCGTGCGGTGTTCCAGCAGGCAGAGGGGCCCCTCCGAGCGGGCCCTCGGAGGGAGAGCCTGAATGTCCGGTGTGGTTTTCAAGAATGTGGCCAAGCGGTATGGCGACGTGTCCGTCATCGAGGGCTTGAACCTCGACATCCGGGACCATGAGTTCATGGTGCTCGTGGGCCCGTCGGGTTGTGGCAAGTCCACCGCGTTGCGGATGATCGCCGGTCTGGAGGAGATCACCGGCGGCAGCCTGTCCATCGGCGATCGCGTGGTGAACCAGTTGCCGCCCAAGGATCGGGACGTGGCGATGGTCTTCCAGAACTACGCGCTCTATCCGCACATGAGCATCCGGGAGAACCTCGAGTTCGGCCTGAAGATCCGCAAGACGCCCAAGCCGGAGATGGACAAGCTGGTGAACGAGGCGGCGGAGATCCTCGGCATCACCCACCTGCTGGATAGAAAGCCCAAGCAGCTCTCGGGCGGTCAGCGCCAGCGCGTGGCGCTCGGCCGCGCCATCGTGCGCAAGCCGGCGGTGTTCCTCTTCGACGAGCCCCTGTCCAACCTCGACGCCAAGCTGCGCGTGCAGATGCGCTCGGAGATCAAGAAGCTCCAGCAGCGCCTGGGCGTCACCTCGGTCTACGTGACGCACGACCAGATCGAGGCCATGACGATGGGCCACCGCATCGCGGTGATGAAGGAAGGCAAGCTGCAGCAGCTCGGCACGCCGCTCGAGGTGTACGAGCGTCCGGCCAACGTCTTCGTGGCCCAGTTCATCGGCTCGCCCCCCATGAGCTTCACCTCGGCCACGCTGTCGGCCAATGGCGAGGTGCTCGAGGGGGATGGCTTCAAGCTGCCGGTGCCCCAGAGTCTGCGCGCGGTGACGGCGGGCAAGGGCGGGCGCAAGCTCAAGGTCGGCATCCGCCCCGACAACATCCAGTCGCCCGAGGCCACCGCCCGCGGCGAGACGGCGCCCATCGAGGTGAACGTCGATCTCGTCGAGCCGCTCGGCAACGAGGTCATCGTCCACTCGCGCCTGGCCGACAACTCCCTCGTCTTCCGCCTGCCGCCCCAGCACACGCCCGAGACGGGCTCCAAGCTCAAGGTGCTGGTGGAGCTGGAGTCGTTGCACCTGTTCGACGCCGAGACCGAGCAACGGCTGTCCGCCTGAGCCCGCGCCTCCTTCCTACCCCTTCCTCTTCCTAGGACTCCCCCACATGAAGAACCTGCGATGGATGTTCGCGGCCGCGAGTGCCTGTGT contains:
- a CDS encoding ABC transporter ATP-binding protein → MSGVVFKNVAKRYGDVSVIEGLNLDIRDHEFMVLVGPSGCGKSTALRMIAGLEEITGGSLSIGDRVVNQLPPKDRDVAMVFQNYALYPHMSIRENLEFGLKIRKTPKPEMDKLVNEAAEILGITHLLDRKPKQLSGGQRQRVALGRAIVRKPAVFLFDEPLSNLDAKLRVQMRSEIKKLQQRLGVTSVYVTHDQIEAMTMGHRIAVMKEGKLQQLGTPLEVYERPANVFVAQFIGSPPMSFTSATLSANGEVLEGDGFKLPVPQSLRAVTAGKGGRKLKVGIRPDNIQSPEATARGETAPIEVNVDLVEPLGNEVIVHSRLADNSLVFRLPPQHTPETGSKLKVLVELESLHLFDAETEQRLSA
- a CDS encoding alpha-amylase family glycosyl hydrolase, translated to MTSLLLPLAISGCLHAPPSAEKVTSEVHTEAAVSVPVAQPERVVAPAVAPRPWSDEVLYFVVVDRFADGDATNNLQVDVKAPGTFHGGDFKGLREQLDELSSLGVTALWITPVVKNIDGFVTGAGFPDWGYHGYWAEDFHQLDPRFGSEQELKALVDAAHQRGIRVLLDVVYNHPGYNSHYLKDPQTSGWLRSEEQGTCGQDDVTSCVSGLPDFKTERPEVASYLLDAQLAWGKRSGVDGFRLDTVKHVDHPFWREHRRRTREELGPDFFLLGEVWGGDRESLDPWFSGDELDAGFDFSFQGSALAWLQGRGRTVAFDAYLRSRHKVRKGYLLSHFLSSHDVPGALFQLSGDKARFRLAALLQLTTTGMPAIYYGEEVGRPGGDWPANRGDMPWGERHVAPGAGLPRDESLRQFYQKLIALRRAHPALSRGSHKGLATEGDVYTFLRHDSESGDAVVVVVNRGDKKASVSVPWPEAWGGAAARDLLDGGGLEPGPTLEITVEALSARILGRAL
- a CDS encoding chemotaxis protein CheA, whose amino-acid sequence is MTMDMSRYLGLFLTEASEHLEGLGRDLVQLEREGARAVVDSMFRHAHSVKGMASSMGFESIAVLAHRVEDLVDAIRQDPGRLERTLVDLLLAATDAMLAQVRCVADNRTPEDASALLGQLAERVSVLTGQAPSATRVLSRLTDSIASATVSVPPPAPAAPPPAPSAPPPAPVEPAPIVAAPPAPPIEPMGADFLAEVSPGTGSASTAAAQLATSVVKAVKAQELARPDTEPKKLPRWTMHLRISPTCQTPGVRAFLMHKRLLGVGTLHDLRPGLDDLKAGRIPEGNIQLELESAESEDGIRKALRNVADVELVSMTPVVAAAPAANPASALQASAEASRGATATGADGVRTVRVRTELLDHFLDTAGELLLATARLRELGKMLPEGSRPPIEEGVYRLHTLVKDLHDKVMSARMTPLSTITDRLPRAARDIARRKEREVELVITGAEIELDRAILDDLADPLLHLLRNCIDHGLESPEERVAAGKPPRGRVVVSVRRVRDRVVLEMEDDGRGMNVAKLKEAAVARGAVSPEAAARMADREALMLSCLPGVSTAKDVSEISGRGVGMDAVKRVAENVGGTLEIESELGRGSRFTLRLPLTVAVVQLLLVSVGEEVFGLPIAKVVGALEADSEKLERSRQIPLLPHNQGLLPVYALGELVGVEASPRRGGVRPYVVMEGDSGRVALAVDKLMGQEEAVLKPLSRPLDLLPGLSGVTILGTGRPVFILDVPRLLSA
- a CDS encoding chemotaxis protein CheC, giving the protein MSPLPSDIQLDALREVANIGCGHAINALARLVGGRTVNLSIPRALVAEIPELTELLGGADASVVAAKLGMDGELSGVLLLVMPTDDSVALESLLLRREDAPLEERESALSEAANIVASACLSAIGMLTGWRLLPTVPMLLRGTAGPVLTDVMRATGSDGRVVVLETRFSSVGVPAVAGQMLLLLDQESSRALLSRLGV